The following is a genomic window from Niabella soli DSM 19437.
TAATTCTTTTGGCTTGTGGATGGCGGTGGATATGGGGACATTTGAGCTCAATAAAAAACTGATCGATACCATTCTTGAAAATGAGACCATGGGTGTATTTACCGACTGGTTTCTTTTTGCGGCTTCTTCCTTCAGAATTTGCCCGCCGTTAACGATTTCAGAAGCTGAGATCCGGGAAGCCTGCAGCATTATCATTAACGCTTTAAATAATTTATAAACAAGTACGATACATGAAGGATCAAGAGAAAAAGAACGCGGCCCTTGAAGCCGTAACCTATATAAAGAGCGGACAGGTCGTTGGCCTGGGAACAGGTTCCACAGCCTATTTTGCGATACAAAGGGTTGGTGAATTGATAAAAGAAGGACTAACGATAAAAGCGATCCCTACTTCAGAAGAAACAAAGCGTCTGGCCATGGAACTGAGCATCCCTTTAATTGATATTAATGAAGTGACTACAATTGATATTACTATTGACGGAGCGGACGAATTTACCGCCGGGCTCCAGTTGATAAAAGGCGGCGGCGGCGCGTTACTGCGGGAGAAGATCGTGGCCTCCATTACGAAGCAACAGATCATTATTGCCGATTCATCAAAAAAAGTTGAAAAA
Proteins encoded in this region:
- the rpiA gene encoding ribose-5-phosphate isomerase RpiA, coding for MKDQEKKNAALEAVTYIKSGQVVGLGTGSTAYFAIQRVGELIKEGLTIKAIPTSEETKRLAMELSIPLIDINEVTTIDITIDGADEFTAGLQLIKGGGGALLREKIVASITKQQIIIADSSKKVEKLGAFKVPVEVIPFAATAVAHKLKSLNGAAILRTKNNTVYLTDQQNYILDVDFGLIDEPAALAKALDHITGVVEHGLFIDLASMVICGQGEKTETYKVLKTL